Proteins encoded within one genomic window of Pseudomonadales bacterium:
- a CDS encoding electron transfer flavoprotein-ubiquinone oxidoreductase — MEREFMEFDVLIVGAGPAGLSAACKIRQLSEETGKDISVCVVEKGSEVGAHILSGAVFEPRALNELFPNWQEMGAPVNTAVKRDDIFMLTSAEKAIKVPHFAVPKTMHNEGNYIISLANLCRWLAEQAEGMGAEIYPGFAASEVLYNDDGSVGGVITGDMGVGEDGEPTDMYMPGMELRAKYTLFSEGCRGHLGKTLLEKFDLAAGKDPQHYGIGIKEIWEIPAEQHEEGLVVHTAGWPLSESGCSGGSFLYHIENNQVVCGLITDLSYDNPHVSPFEEFQRYKHHPEVKKYLDGGSRLVYGARAIAKGGLQSLPKMTFPGGLLIGCDAGTLNAAKIKGSHCAMKSGLLAAEVVHKALTVDEKSGEELSEYTKAFEGSWLYKELHTQRNFAPAQHKFGNIIGSAYAFLDINIFNGKLPWTMRDGKADHAVMKPASECQVIAYPKPDNKLSFDRLSSVFLSNTNHEENQPCHLRLADPDLPLKHNLPLYDEPAQRYCPAGVYEIVEEESGDKRFQINGQNCVHCKTCDIKDPSQNITWVTPEGAGGPNYPNM, encoded by the coding sequence GTGGAAAGAGAATTTATGGAATTCGACGTACTAATCGTCGGCGCCGGCCCAGCGGGTTTATCTGCGGCTTGTAAAATTCGCCAGCTCAGTGAAGAAACTGGGAAAGACATCAGCGTCTGTGTCGTTGAAAAAGGCTCTGAAGTTGGTGCACATATTTTATCCGGTGCGGTGTTTGAGCCACGAGCCTTGAATGAATTATTCCCTAATTGGCAAGAGATGGGTGCACCGGTTAATACAGCGGTGAAACGCGACGATATCTTTATGCTTACCTCGGCCGAAAAGGCGATCAAAGTGCCGCATTTTGCTGTGCCGAAAACGATGCACAATGAAGGTAACTATATTATTTCGCTTGCCAACCTCTGTCGCTGGTTAGCCGAGCAGGCCGAGGGTATGGGCGCAGAAATCTACCCTGGTTTTGCAGCGAGTGAAGTTTTATATAATGACGATGGTAGTGTTGGCGGCGTAATCACTGGTGATATGGGCGTTGGTGAAGACGGTGAACCCACTGACATGTATATGCCTGGCATGGAACTACGCGCCAAATACACATTGTTCTCTGAAGGTTGCCGTGGCCACTTAGGCAAGACTCTATTAGAAAAATTTGACCTAGCCGCCGGCAAAGATCCTCAACACTACGGCATTGGTATCAAAGAGATTTGGGAAATCCCCGCCGAGCAGCATGAAGAAGGGCTTGTGGTTCATACCGCAGGCTGGCCTTTATCAGAGTCTGGCTGTTCGGGTGGTTCATTTTTATACCACATCGAGAACAATCAGGTTGTTTGCGGCCTAATCACCGATCTGAGTTACGATAATCCACATGTCAGCCCTTTTGAAGAGTTTCAGCGCTATAAGCACCATCCTGAGGTAAAAAAATACCTCGACGGTGGTAGCCGTCTTGTTTACGGTGCCAGAGCGATTGCCAAAGGCGGTTTACAGTCCTTGCCAAAAATGACCTTCCCAGGCGGCTTGTTAATTGGTTGTGATGCAGGCACGCTTAACGCGGCGAAAATTAAAGGCAGTCACTGCGCCATGAAATCTGGCTTATTGGCGGCTGAAGTCGTACACAAAGCGCTAACCGTGGATGAGAAAAGCGGCGAAGAACTTAGCGAATATACTAAGGCGTTTGAAGGCTCCTGGCTTTACAAAGAGTTGCACACCCAGCGCAATTTTGCCCCGGCTCAGCACAAATTTGGCAATATTATTGGCAGTGCCTATGCGTTTCTAGATATCAACATTTTCAATGGCAAACTGCCATGGACAATGCGTGATGGCAAAGCTGATCACGCGGTCATGAAACCTGCCAGTGAATGCCAAGTTATTGCCTACCCTAAGCCTGACAACAAGCTTAGCTTCGATCGTTTGTCCTCTGTTTTCTTATCGAATACAAACCATGAAGAAAACCAGCCTTGTCACCTGAGACTGGCTGATCCAGATTTACCGCTTAAACATAACCTACCCTTGTACGACGAACCCGCACAGCGTTACTGCCCTGCTGGCGTTTATGAGATTGTAGAAGAAGAAAGCGGCGATAAACGGTTTCAAATTAACGGACAAAACTGTGTTCACTGTAAAACCTGTGATATCAAAGATCCGTCACAGAATATTACCTGGGTCACACCAGAAGGTGCTGGCGGTCCAAACTACCCGAATATGTAA
- a CDS encoding metal ABC transporter permease: protein MNAELLSILLPAWCVCVLIALTHAPLGISVLQRGIIFIDLAIAQIAGLGMLVALEWLHIDAWWISQLLALSFACIAAAAFHWCEKYFNQYQEAVIGCSYVLAASLAVLALSHNPHGGEALNHLLAGQVLFVDFTQVLSHLPIYVLILLLWFTLPRCRQGLGFYAIFAAAITSSVQLVGVYVVFASLIMSALATVFLQAYKAKLLLAWTTGILSVSFGLLVAASMDFPAGPMIVLFYGITAILALMLSKSFQS, encoded by the coding sequence TTGAACGCAGAATTGCTCAGCATTCTTCTCCCTGCCTGGTGTGTTTGTGTGTTAATTGCCTTAACACATGCGCCACTGGGCATTTCAGTTTTACAGCGTGGCATTATTTTTATTGATCTAGCGATTGCACAAATTGCCGGTTTAGGCATGCTAGTAGCGCTTGAATGGCTGCATATTGATGCATGGTGGATCAGCCAGCTATTGGCATTGAGCTTCGCCTGTATTGCTGCAGCTGCGTTTCACTGGTGCGAGAAATATTTTAATCAATACCAAGAAGCGGTTATTGGTTGTAGCTATGTACTTGCGGCTTCTCTAGCCGTGTTAGCGCTTAGTCATAACCCGCATGGTGGTGAAGCGCTGAATCATTTGCTTGCCGGGCAAGTGTTGTTTGTCGACTTTACACAAGTGTTAAGTCACCTACCTATTTATGTCTTGATTTTATTACTGTGGTTTACGCTACCGCGCTGTCGTCAAGGCTTAGGTTTTTATGCCATTTTTGCGGCGGCGATAACCTCGTCAGTGCAGCTGGTTGGGGTTTACGTGGTATTTGCTAGTTTAATTATGTCAGCCCTCGCTACCGTATTTTTACAGGCGTATAAAGCTAAACTGTTACTGGCTTGGACTACGGGAATTTTGTCAGTAAGTTTTGGTTTGCTGGTAGCTGCGAGTATGGATTTTCCCGCAGGACCAATGATTGTGCTTTTTTATGGCATTACGGCGATACTGGCGCTTATGCTTAGTAAATCTTTCCAGTCTTAA
- a CDS encoding zinc ABC transporter substrate-binding protein, with protein MVRIASKGFLTSSLTAIWLLTAAVYAASAEAKAVNVFACEPEWGSLAETIGGDAVKVFTATSARQDPHYIQARPSLLAKVRKADLVFCTGAELEVGWLPLLLRKAKASVQPGQIGYLMAADQISDKLEVPVALDRSMGDVHSAGNPHVHLNPYHVLTIAEALTQRLTSISPAQQSRFAASLSEFQAQWQTAITAWEQQAQALQGRSVMVYHKNFSYLLDWLEITLLADLEPLPGIPPTSKHLSELLLKHKQSPANALLYAPYQSEDPVEWFVAKTGITAIKMPYTVGGSEQASDLFSLYQQHIDLLLAASKE; from the coding sequence ATGGTGCGCATAGCTTCTAAAGGGTTTTTAACCTCGTCGTTAACGGCCATTTGGCTGTTAACGGCAGCTGTGTATGCTGCTTCAGCTGAAGCTAAAGCGGTGAATGTTTTTGCCTGTGAGCCAGAGTGGGGTAGTCTTGCTGAAACTATTGGTGGAGATGCGGTGAAGGTGTTTACTGCAACGTCGGCGCGTCAAGATCCGCACTATATTCAAGCCAGGCCATCGCTATTGGCTAAGGTGAGAAAAGCCGATTTAGTTTTCTGCACCGGCGCTGAACTGGAAGTTGGCTGGCTGCCGCTGCTGCTGCGAAAAGCTAAGGCCTCGGTTCAGCCAGGTCAAATAGGCTATTTAATGGCGGCTGATCAAATCAGCGACAAGCTGGAAGTGCCAGTGGCTTTAGATCGCAGTATGGGTGATGTGCACAGTGCAGGCAACCCGCATGTGCATTTGAACCCCTATCATGTACTGACGATTGCCGAGGCGCTTACGCAAAGGCTGACTAGCATCAGCCCAGCGCAACAGTCACGTTTTGCCGCGAGCTTGAGTGAATTCCAGGCACAATGGCAAACTGCTATTACAGCTTGGGAGCAGCAAGCGCAGGCGCTTCAGGGCCGTTCGGTGATGGTGTATCACAAAAATTTCAGTTACTTATTAGACTGGTTAGAGATAACGCTATTGGCTGATCTTGAGCCATTGCCGGGGATCCCGCCAACCAGTAAACATTTATCTGAATTATTGCTGAAACATAAGCAGTCACCTGCAAATGCTTTGTTATATGCGCCTTATCAGTCAGAGGACCCGGTAGAGTGGTTTGTGGCTAAGACGGGTATCACTGCGATTAAGATGCCTTATACAGTCGGTGGCTCGGAACAAGCCAGCGATCTGTTTTCCTTGTATCAGCAGCATATAGATTTATTACTTGCGGCGAGCAAGGAGTAA
- a CDS encoding mechanosensitive ion channel family protein, translating into MPEILQSTEHVLSILAVVGAELLLLLVLTACCFYIARLIFSYLAKRETLVQFESQLNDMWRWYRFGLLLLVCFLILLIILLNAWLVWQNQSPYIVLEQWISNISADIWLHLSLALGKILAAAVAIGFGLKYLHRFFAASQTRTEKFTHFQSNTSEIRRFFNSLSQVFTIAAWLFFIVFVTEQLALADSIYQLLIKAISIYLIIGLATIAARMVAVVVLALNSFMHQLASSKAWQAYFEALQPLLPLLQKSLAYIIWIAGLSLVIAQLTPIAEFAKLGPRLIQSIVIFFIARVIIDAGNLLIDHKQYEGDYDEMVMRRRATIMPLMKTIYQYVVYFVTLVLILGALGIDIMPFLAGAGILGVVIGFGAQPLINDIVSGFFILFENIFLVGDVIDTGQVLGAVEHIDFRTTKIRDPEGNLHILRNGDLNHIKNYSKDFTFAVVEVPFSYDVDVVEARSFLIDCGAQVQQAMADDVTDALEVKGIVAFEPSAMHFRVSMPVKPAKHFVVATKLREVIKQGFDAKGWRIPANQQQVHISGMP; encoded by the coding sequence ATGCCTGAGATTTTACAATCCACTGAACACGTTCTATCGATTTTAGCCGTGGTTGGTGCTGAGCTGTTACTGCTGTTGGTATTGACCGCCTGTTGCTTTTATATAGCCCGTTTGATTTTTAGTTATTTAGCCAAACGTGAAACGCTAGTGCAGTTTGAGTCACAGCTGAATGATATGTGGCGTTGGTATCGATTTGGCTTGCTGCTATTAGTCTGCTTTTTGATCCTGCTAATTATTCTCTTAAATGCATGGTTAGTGTGGCAAAATCAGTCACCCTACATTGTGTTAGAGCAATGGATTAGCAATATTTCAGCCGATATTTGGCTGCATCTAAGCCTTGCCTTGGGAAAAATTTTAGCCGCTGCGGTAGCTATCGGTTTTGGTTTAAAGTATCTACACCGCTTTTTTGCCGCCTCCCAAACGCGAACCGAAAAATTTACTCACTTTCAAAGCAATACATCTGAAATTCGTCGTTTCTTTAATAGTCTGTCGCAGGTTTTTACGATTGCAGCCTGGCTCTTTTTCATCGTTTTTGTCACCGAGCAATTAGCGCTTGCAGACTCAATATATCAGCTATTAATCAAAGCGATTTCTATCTACTTAATCATTGGCTTAGCCACTATTGCTGCACGCATGGTTGCAGTAGTCGTGTTAGCCTTAAACAGCTTCATGCATCAGTTAGCATCGAGTAAGGCATGGCAGGCCTATTTTGAGGCACTGCAGCCCTTATTACCATTATTACAAAAAAGCTTAGCCTATATTATTTGGATTGCGGGCTTAAGTCTTGTGATTGCGCAACTGACACCAATCGCAGAATTTGCCAAACTGGGCCCGCGCTTAATTCAAAGTATTGTGATTTTCTTCATCGCCCGAGTCATTATTGATGCGGGTAATCTGCTTATCGATCATAAGCAATATGAAGGTGATTATGACGAGATGGTGATGCGTCGCAGAGCCACGATTATGCCGCTGATGAAAACCATCTATCAATATGTTGTGTATTTCGTCACCTTGGTGCTGATTTTAGGCGCCCTAGGTATTGATATTATGCCATTTTTGGCAGGTGCCGGTATTTTGGGTGTGGTTATTGGCTTTGGTGCTCAACCACTGATTAACGATATTGTTAGCGGATTTTTTATCTTATTTGAAAATATTTTTTTGGTCGGCGACGTGATCGATACGGGTCAAGTGTTAGGCGCAGTTGAGCATATCGATTTTCGCACGACCAAAATCAGGGACCCTGAGGGTAATTTGCATATTTTACGAAATGGCGATTTAAACCATATTAAAAACTATAGCAAAGATTTCACCTTCGCAGTGGTTGAAGTGCCATTCAGTTATGATGTGGATGTTGTTGAGGCGCGAAGCTTTTTAATTGACTGCGGTGCGCAGGTGCAGCAGGCGATGGCAGACGATGTTACCGATGCTCTAGAAGTTAAAGGTATTGTTGCCTTTGAGCCCTCGGCGATGCATTTTAGAGTATCAATGCCGGTCAAGCCCGCAAAGCATTTTGTGGTTGCGACTAAGCTGCGTGAGGTGATTAAACAAGGTTTCGATGCGAAAGGTTGGCGCATTCCTGCAAACCAGCAACAGGTGCACATCAGTGGAATGCCCTAG